A genomic window from Elaeis guineensis isolate ETL-2024a chromosome 3, EG11, whole genome shotgun sequence includes:
- the LOC105041423 gene encoding E3 ubiquitin-protein ligase ATL31-like, with protein sequence MSNIYPNVHAIARPYNYPPQPAPSPAKTPSGTPMATNHSRSIAAPTGAPPSKLRPMLPIVVALLLVAPLCADAQPSMPTDGGTYNTNINPSLAILIIVFICAFFFMGFFSIYIRRCTGDHSAISALTTAAAGGVVGGGREAGRGLDPAVLETFPTMEYAAVKKVKGGKVGALECAVCLSEFSDNDTLRLLPRCCHVFHPDCIDAWLASHVTCPVCRSNLADPDAPVEAAAEPATDAAGDCSARVPPEHVAIDVEGEEREPEGTDLGPTARPKPPAVEFRRWHSEGRSAEGEHDRYTLRLPEQVQRELAAAGRLRRAASVAEYPRAGDEGSRRGNRGGMARLWRSGRAGRSDRWGFFLRTFTVRWRGEGEAAEGSSKRVFPTSGNPLEGVGGGGAGGATSGSTADGAEPSGTAGAERV encoded by the coding sequence ATGAGCAACATCTATCCTAACGTCCACGCCATCGCCCGCCCGTATAACTATCCCCCTCAACCCGCGCCATCGCCTGCTAAAACTCCAAGCGGAACTCCGATGGCGACCAATCATAGCCGTTCGATCGCTGCACCCACCGGCGCCCCACCATCCAAACTCCGTCCGATGCTTCCAATCGTAGTGGCATTGCTTCTGGTCGCCCCCCTGTGTGCCGACGCCCAACCGTCGATGCCCACCGACGGTGGCACCTACAACACCAACATCAATCCCTCTTTAGCGATCCTCATCATCGTCTTCATCtgcgctttcttcttcatgggcttCTTCTCCATCTACATCCGCCGCTGCACCGGCGACCACTCCGCCATCTCCGCCCTCACCACCGCCGCGGCCGGCGGCGTCGTTGGCGGCGGAAGGGAAGCCGGGCGGGGGCTCGACCCGGCGGTGCTGGAGACGTTCCCGACGATGGAGTACGCGGCGGTGAAGAAGGTCAAGGGCGGGAAGGTCGGCGCGCTGGAGTGCGCGGTATGCCTGTCCGAGTTCTCGGACAACGACACCCTCCGGCTGCTCCCCAGATGCTGCCACGTGTTCCACCCCGACTGCATCGACGCCTGGCTCGCCTCCCACGTCACCTGCCCCGTCTGCCGCTCCAACCTCGCCGACCCCGACGCCCCGGTCGAGGCAGCGGCGGAGCCCGCGACCGACGCCGCCGGCGACTGTAGCGCCCGGGTCCCGCCGGAACACGTGGCGATCGACGTCGAGGGGGAGGAACGGGAGCCGGAGGGGACGGACCTGGGGCCCACCGCGAGGCCGAAGCCGCCAGCGGTGGAGTTCCGGCGGTGGCACTCGGAGGGGCGGTCGGCGGAGGGGGAGCACGACCGGTACACGCTCCGGCTGCCGGAGCAGGTGCAGAGGGAGCTGGCGGCGGCCGGGAGGCTCCGGCGGGCGGCGAGCGTCGCGGAGTACCCGCGCGCCGGCGATGAAGGATCGAGGAGGGGGAATCGCGGCGGCATGGCCCGGTTGTGGCGGAGCGGGCGGGCGGGGAGGTCGGACCGGTGGGGATTTTTCTTGAGGACGTTCACCGTGAGAtggaggggggagggggaggcGGCGGAGGGGTCGAGCAAGCGGGTGTTCCCCACCTCCGGGAATCCGCTCGAAGGCGTTGGTGGAGGCGGAGCCGGAGGTGCGACGTCCGGATCCACGGCGGATGGGGCCGAACCGTCTGGTACGGCGGGAGCGGAACGGGTTTAA
- the LOC105041422 gene encoding protein DETOXIFICATION 27 yields MEKGELRVAFLGEDELDGGMGLGRRTWEESKKLWRIVAPAIFSRVVSYSMNVITQAFAGHLGDLELAAISIANTVVVGFNFGLMLGMASALETLCGQAFGAKKYHMLGIYMQRSWIVLFLCAVLLLPMYFFATPILILMGQPTELAAVAGKVSIWFIPLHFSFVFLFPLQRFLQSQLKNSINAYVSAIAMIVHIFVSWLFVSKLQFGLIGTAVTLNFSWWVAAVLQFLYVSCGGCPHSWHGFSMEAFAGLWEFLKLSAASGVMLCLENWYYRILILLTGNLKNAEIAVDALSICMSINGWELMIPLAFFAGTGVRVANELGAGNGKGARFATIVSALTSFVIGLFFCILIMALHDKFAFIFTTSTVVLEAVDHLSIMLAFTILLNSVQPVLSGVAVGSGWQAMVAYVNIGSYYLIGVPVGVLMGWLFHFGVLGIWGGMIGGTAVQTLILAFMTIRCDWDKEAMKAISRVENWDVPT; encoded by the exons atggagaaaggAGAACTAAGGGTTGCTTTTTTAGGAGAGGATGAGTTGGATGGGGGGATGGGATTGGGTAGGAGGACATGGGAGGAGTCGAAAAAGCTATGGAGAATTGTTGCGCCGGCCATTTTTAGCAGGGTGGTGAGTTATAGCATGAACGTCATCACCCAAGCCTTCGCCGGCCACCTCGGGGACCTCGAGCTAGCTGCCATCTCCATTGCCAACACCGTCGTCGTCGGCTTCAACTTTGGCCTCATG CTGGGCATGGCCAGTGCACTAGAGACGCTGTGTGGACAAGCATTCGGTGCTAAGAAGTACCACATGCTGGGTATCTACATGCAAAGATCATGGATTGTGCTCTTCCTGTGTGCTGTCCTCCTCCTGCCGATGTACTTCTTCGCGACGCCGATCCTAATTCTGATGGGCCAACCGACGGAATTGGCGGCGGTCGCCGGGAAAGTGTCTATTTGGTTCATCCCCCTCCACTTCTCCTTTGTGTTCCTCTTCCCCCTCCAGAGGTTCCTGCAAAGCCAGCTCAAGAATTCTATCAATGCTTATGTGTCTGCTATTGCAATGATCGTCCACATCTTCGTCAGCTGGCTCTTTGTGTCGAAGCTTCAGTTCGGCCTCATCGGCACTGCCGTGACGCTTAACTTCTCTTGGTGGGTCGCCGCCGTCTTACAATTCTTGTACGTCAGCTGTGGAGGTTGCCCTCACTCTTGGCATGGATTCTCCATGGAGGCATTTGCTGGTCTCTGGGAGTTCTTGAAGCTTTCTGCTGCTTCTGGTGTCATGCTATG CTTGGAGAACTGGTACTATAGAATATTGATTCTTCTTACTGGAAATCTAAAGAATGCCGAGATAGCAGTAGATGCGCTCTCCATTTG CATGAGCATAAATGGATGGGAGTTGATGATTCCTTTGGCCTTCTTTGCTGGTACTGG AGTGCGGGTTGCAAATGAGCTTGGGGCAGGCAATGGGAAGGGGGCTAGGTTTGCGACCATTGTCTCGGCGTTGACCTCCTTCGTGATAGGccttttcttttgcattttgatCATGGCCCTCCACGACAAATTCGCTTTCATCTTCACCACAAGCACTGTGGTTCTTGAAGCTGTAGACCATCTGTCCATTATGTTGGCATTTACCATTCTTCTTAATAGTGTTCAACCGGTTCTTTCTG GTGTGGCTGTTGGATCGGGGTGGCAAGCAATGGTGGCATATGTTAATATTGGGTCCTACTACCTAATAGGTGTTCCTGTTGGGGTTCTCATGGGATGGCTCTTCCACTTTGGGGTTCTG GGTATTTGGGGTGGAATGATTGGTGGAACTGCCGTCCAGACATTGATATTGGCCTTCATGACCATCAGATGTGATTGGGATAAGGAG GCGATGAAAGCTATCAGTCGTGTTGAGAATTGGGATGTCCCCACATGA